In a single window of the Streptomyces sp. CGMCC 4.7035 genome:
- a CDS encoding aldehyde dehydrogenase family protein — protein MTSTHAFWLAGRQATGETTFDVTSPWDGRLVGRVSVPTEAQVEEAVAAAYAVRDEFAATPAHVRAAALDHVSKRLVERTEEIAQLISAENGKPIKWARGEVGRAVSVFRFAAEEARRFNGGEAQRLDTDLGGQGRLALTRRFPKGVVLGIAPFNFPLNLCAHKVAPAIAAGAPIILKPAPATPLSGLIIGDLLAETDLPAGSWSILPVSNDRMPALVQDERLPVISFTGSDKVGYAIMDSVPRKHLTLELGGNGAAVVLADFASDEDLDWAATRIATFSNYQGGQSCISVQRVIADASVYDRLLPRIVAAVEAQVTGDPSDSATDVGPLVSEDAAKRVESWVDEAVGAGAKLLTGGKRDGASYAPTVLTEVPADVTISCEEVFGPVLTVQKVDGEAEAFAAVNESKYGLQAGVFTHDLQVAFRAHRALEVGGVVIGDVPSYRADQMPYGGAKQSGVGREGVKFAMDDYTYERVLVLTGLAL, from the coding sequence ATGACTTCCACCCACGCCTTCTGGCTCGCCGGCCGCCAGGCCACCGGTGAGACCACCTTCGACGTCACCTCCCCGTGGGACGGCCGGCTCGTCGGCAGGGTCAGCGTCCCGACCGAGGCCCAGGTGGAGGAGGCCGTGGCCGCCGCGTACGCCGTGCGCGACGAGTTCGCCGCCACCCCGGCCCACGTACGCGCCGCCGCCCTCGACCATGTGTCGAAGCGCCTCGTCGAGCGCACCGAGGAGATCGCGCAGCTGATCTCCGCCGAGAACGGCAAGCCGATCAAGTGGGCCCGTGGCGAGGTCGGCCGCGCCGTCTCCGTGTTCCGCTTCGCGGCCGAGGAGGCCCGTCGCTTCAACGGCGGCGAGGCCCAGCGCCTCGACACCGACCTCGGCGGCCAGGGGCGTCTGGCCCTGACCCGTCGCTTCCCGAAGGGTGTCGTCCTCGGCATCGCGCCGTTCAACTTCCCGCTGAACCTGTGCGCCCACAAGGTCGCCCCGGCCATCGCCGCCGGTGCGCCGATCATCCTGAAGCCGGCCCCGGCCACCCCCCTCTCCGGCCTGATCATCGGCGACCTGCTCGCCGAGACCGACCTGCCCGCCGGTTCCTGGTCGATCCTCCCGGTCTCGAACGACCGCATGCCCGCCCTCGTCCAGGACGAGCGCCTGCCGGTCATCTCCTTCACCGGTTCCGACAAGGTCGGCTACGCGATCATGGACTCGGTGCCGCGCAAGCACCTCACCCTGGAGCTGGGCGGCAACGGCGCGGCCGTCGTGCTCGCCGACTTCGCGAGCGACGAGGACCTGGACTGGGCCGCGACCCGCATCGCGACCTTCTCCAACTACCAGGGCGGCCAGTCCTGCATCTCCGTGCAGCGCGTGATCGCGGACGCGTCGGTCTACGACCGCCTGCTGCCGCGCATCGTCGCCGCCGTCGAGGCCCAGGTCACCGGTGACCCCTCCGACTCCGCGACGGACGTCGGCCCGCTGGTGAGCGAGGACGCCGCCAAGCGGGTCGAGTCCTGGGTGGACGAGGCAGTGGGCGCCGGCGCCAAGCTGCTGACCGGCGGCAAGCGGGACGGCGCCTCGTACGCGCCGACCGTCCTCACCGAGGTGCCGGCCGACGTGACCATCTCCTGCGAGGAGGTCTTCGGTCCCGTCCTCACCGTGCAGAAGGTGGACGGCGAGGCCGAGGCCTTCGCCGCCGTCAACGAATCCAAGTACGGCCTCCAGGCGGGCGTGTTCACCCACGACCTCCAGGTCGCCTTCCGCGCGCACCGTGCCCTGGAGGTCGGCGGCGTCGTCATCGGCGACGTGCCCTCCTACCGCGCCGACCAGATGCCGTACGGCGGTGCCAAGCAGTCCGGTGTCGGCCGCGAGGGCGTGAAGTTCGCGATGGACGACTACACCTACGAGCGTGTCCTGGTCCTGACGGGCCTCGCCCTCTGA
- a CDS encoding glycoside hydrolase family 3 C-terminal domain-containing protein codes for MTAQTPSTPPFRDPQLPFAKRVDDLLTRLTLDEKVAFLHQCVPAVERLGVAAFRTGQEALHGVAWMGPATVFPQAVGLGATWNDDLVRRVGEAVSQEVRAMRARDDRVGLNVWSPTVNLLRHPLWGRNEEGYSEDPKLTSAIATAYTRGLRGDHPTYWRTAPVLKHWLAHNNETDRDTTSSSVRPRVLHEYDLRAFREAVEAGAVAGVMPAYNLVNGRPNHVSPYLREHLRTWTDQELLVCSDAGAPSNLVDSEHYFDTHEEATAAALRAGVDSFTDHGTDASTITARIQGALVQGLLSEEDIDRAVRRQLAVRFRLGEFDPRLDPHAGTGDFDTPAHRALAQEAAEQTVVLLKNDGLLPLAGDVRVAAVGLLADECKLDWYSGTLIHRSTPLEGLYERFGAGRVDFAEGVDRVRLKTEAGTYLRVPVVDAGQEVRGAEGALDPALLRGRTDLPPLTADAEGTDLALIDWGEGLLTLRAPDGRYLSVADDGYVRASADQPGGWVVQETFRLEAHGSGHLLKHVGTGGYVSVAADGVKVAEENPSGAEVFELEVTERGEEAVARVAAGADVVLVFAGNDPHLNGRETEDRTTLRLPAHQERLLRAARAANPRTALVLVSAYPYAVDPSDLPAVLWTAHGGQAVGTALARVLSGDVSPAGRLPQTWYADDADLPDLLDYDVIGARQTYLYFEGTPLFPFGHGLSYASFAYDDLATHVRDGRLTVSFTVTNTSARAADEVAQLYTRAVAPSVPRPRRELVAYRRVHLAPGASVELTFEVPLRAFEFWDVAHGRARIEPGSYELLAAASSEDIRLRTTIELDGEAAGPRPVGERGLNAADFDEQRNTAIVDRTKVSGDAVIPVDGGTSELVFRACDFGGKGVTGVSAQVAGEGVVELSLGEGEPSAVLTLGTPTGPYDYTTLDAAFTAAGVHDVHVRLRGPLRLAHVGFSG; via the coding sequence GTGACCGCACAGACGCCCTCCACGCCCCCTTTCCGTGATCCGCAGCTACCGTTCGCGAAGCGCGTCGACGATCTGCTGACGCGGCTCACGCTCGACGAGAAGGTCGCGTTCCTGCACCAGTGCGTGCCCGCGGTCGAGCGCCTGGGCGTCGCCGCGTTCCGCACCGGCCAGGAGGCGCTGCACGGGGTGGCGTGGATGGGCCCGGCGACCGTGTTCCCGCAGGCGGTCGGGCTCGGCGCGACCTGGAACGACGACCTCGTACGCCGTGTCGGTGAGGCCGTCTCCCAAGAGGTCCGCGCGATGCGCGCCCGCGACGACCGTGTCGGCCTCAACGTCTGGTCCCCCACGGTGAACCTGCTGCGCCACCCGCTGTGGGGCCGCAACGAGGAGGGCTACTCGGAGGACCCGAAGCTCACCTCGGCGATCGCGACGGCGTACACGCGCGGCCTGCGCGGCGACCATCCGACGTACTGGCGCACCGCGCCCGTCCTCAAGCACTGGCTGGCCCACAACAACGAGACCGACCGCGACACCACCTCCTCCTCGGTCCGCCCCCGCGTGCTGCACGAGTACGACCTGCGGGCGTTCCGCGAGGCGGTCGAGGCGGGCGCGGTGGCCGGCGTGATGCCCGCGTACAACCTGGTCAACGGCCGCCCCAACCACGTCTCGCCGTATCTGCGCGAGCACCTGCGCACCTGGACCGACCAGGAGCTGCTGGTCTGCTCGGACGCGGGTGCGCCCTCCAACCTGGTCGACTCCGAGCACTACTTCGACACCCATGAGGAGGCCACGGCCGCCGCGCTCCGGGCGGGCGTGGACAGCTTCACCGACCACGGCACGGACGCCTCGACAATCACCGCGCGCATCCAGGGCGCCCTGGTCCAAGGCCTGTTGAGCGAGGAGGACATCGACCGGGCGGTCCGCCGCCAGCTCGCGGTCCGCTTCCGGCTCGGCGAGTTCGACCCGCGCCTGGACCCGCATGCGGGCACCGGCGACTTCGACACCCCGGCCCACCGCGCACTCGCCCAGGAGGCGGCGGAGCAGACGGTCGTGCTGCTGAAGAACGACGGCCTGCTCCCGCTCGCCGGGGACGTGCGCGTCGCGGCGGTCGGCCTGCTCGCCGACGAGTGCAAACTCGACTGGTACAGCGGCACGTTGATCCACCGGTCCACCCCCCTGGAGGGCCTGTACGAGCGATTCGGCGCCGGCCGCGTGGACTTCGCGGAGGGCGTGGACCGCGTACGCCTCAAGACCGAGGCCGGCACGTATCTGCGGGTGCCCGTGGTGGACGCCGGCCAGGAGGTGCGCGGCGCGGAGGGGGCGCTGGACCCGGCGCTGCTGCGGGGCCGCACCGACCTGCCTCCGCTCACCGCCGACGCGGAGGGCACCGATCTCGCGCTGATCGACTGGGGCGAGGGCCTGCTCACCCTCCGCGCCCCCGACGGCCGCTACCTCTCGGTCGCCGACGACGGGTACGTCCGCGCGTCCGCGGACCAGCCCGGCGGCTGGGTCGTCCAGGAGACCTTCCGCCTGGAAGCCCATGGCAGCGGCCACCTCCTCAAGCACGTCGGCACGGGCGGGTATGTGTCGGTCGCCGCCGACGGCGTGAAGGTTGCCGAGGAGAATCCTTCCGGTGCGGAGGTCTTCGAGCTGGAGGTCACCGAGCGCGGCGAGGAAGCGGTGGCCCGGGTGGCGGCCGGAGCGGACGTGGTGCTCGTGTTCGCGGGCAACGACCCGCACCTGAACGGCCGCGAGACCGAGGACCGTACGACGCTGCGCCTGCCCGCCCACCAGGAGCGACTGTTGCGCGCGGCCCGCGCCGCGAACCCGCGCACAGCGCTGGTGCTGGTCTCCGCGTACCCGTACGCGGTCGATCCTTCCGACCTCCCGGCCGTCCTGTGGACCGCGCACGGCGGCCAGGCCGTGGGCACCGCCCTCGCCCGAGTGCTGTCCGGCGACGTCTCCCCCGCGGGCCGCCTCCCCCAGACCTGGTACGCGGACGACGCGGACCTGCCCGATCTACTCGACTACGACGTGATCGGCGCCCGTCAGACGTATCTGTACTTCGAGGGGACACCGCTGTTCCCGTTCGGGCACGGACTGTCCTACGCGTCGTTCGCGTACGACGACCTCGCCACCCATGTGCGGGACGGCCGGCTGACGGTCTCCTTCACCGTGACCAACACGAGCGCGCGGGCCGCGGACGAGGTGGCCCAGCTCTACACCCGGGCCGTCGCCCCGTCCGTACCGCGCCCGCGCCGCGAGCTGGTCGCCTACCGCCGCGTCCACCTCGCGCCCGGCGCCTCCGTGGAGCTGACCTTCGAAGTCCCCTTGCGCGCCTTCGAGTTCTGGGACGTGGCGCACGGCCGGGCGCGGATCGAGCCGGGCTCGTACGAACTCCTGGCGGCAGCGTCGAGCGAGGACATCCGGCTGCGGACGACGATCGAGCTGGACGGCGAGGCGGCCGGACCGCGTCCGGTCGGCGAACGCGGCCTGAACGCCGCCGACTTCGACGAGCAGCGGAACACCGCGATCGTCGACCGTACGAAGGTGTCGGGTGACGCGGTCATCCCTGTGGACGGGGGCACGAGCGAACTGGTCTTCCGCGCCTGCGACTTCGGCGGGAAGGGTGTCACGGGGGTGTCGGCGCAGGTAGCGGGCGAGGGCGTGGTGGAACTCTCACTGGGCGAAGGCGAGCCGTCGGCCGTACTCACCCTGGGCACGCCCACCGGCCCGTACGACTACACCACCTTGGACGCCGCCTTCACCGCCGCGGGTGTGCACGACGTCCACGTCAGGCTGCGCGGTCCGCTGCGGCTCGCGCACGTCGGCTTCTCCGGTTGA
- a CDS encoding beta-galactosidase has protein sequence MPQFSDATRGRILFGGDYNPEQWPEETWHEDVRLMKDAGVNSVTLGVFSWAKLEPEPGAREFDWLDTLMDLMHDNGIGVVLATPTSSPPPWMGRLHPDTLPRDADGHIEWWGGRQHFSHSSATYRHYAAAITEDLAARYAGHPALTMWHINNEYCTFDHGDEAAAAFRRWLREKYGTLDGLNTAWGTAFWSQGYDSWDGILPPRRAHYLNNPTQVLDFRRFTSDMLLECYVAERDIVRRHTPRLPVTTNFMSLWIGQDAWRWAEEEDVVSVDIYPDPRDPLGAQHGALVQDMTRSQARGPWMLMEQAAGPVNWRGVNHPKPRGVNRLWSLQAVARGADAVCYFQWRQSRQGAEKFHSGMVSHAGERGRTFQEVKQLGAELARIGREVAGNHTANEIAILHDWHSWWAGAQDGRPSTEVDHPAVVHAWHRALWDAHLTTDFAHPEHDLTAYKLVVVPQLYALTDAAIENLLAYVRGGGTLVCGFLTGVADEDDRVRPGGMDARLRELFGIRTLHEWWPLDAGESVECDGFRGSLWSEEIEADGSDDETIRYKGGELDGLPAVLRKGRAWYVSTLPEPDELRGLLGRMAAEAGVRPVLDRLPAGVEAVRRGDLLFLLNHGREAVTVEVPGTHRDLLTDTTVTDELSLGRYGAAVLKP, from the coding sequence ATGCCGCAGTTCAGTGACGCCACCCGCGGCCGGATCCTCTTCGGTGGCGACTACAACCCCGAGCAGTGGCCCGAGGAGACCTGGCACGAGGACGTCCGGCTGATGAAGGACGCCGGTGTCAACTCCGTCACCCTCGGCGTCTTCTCCTGGGCGAAGCTCGAACCCGAGCCGGGGGCACGGGAGTTCGACTGGCTGGACACGCTGATGGACCTGATGCACGACAACGGCATCGGTGTCGTCCTCGCCACCCCCACCTCCTCACCGCCCCCGTGGATGGGCCGCCTCCACCCGGACACCCTGCCCCGTGACGCGGACGGCCACATCGAATGGTGGGGCGGCCGCCAGCACTTCTCGCACTCCAGCGCCACCTACCGCCACTACGCCGCCGCCATCACCGAGGACCTCGCCGCCCGCTACGCCGGCCACCCCGCCCTCACCATGTGGCACATCAACAACGAGTACTGCACCTTCGACCACGGCGACGAGGCGGCCGCCGCCTTCCGCCGGTGGCTGCGCGAGAAGTACGGCACGCTCGACGGCCTGAACACCGCCTGGGGAACGGCCTTCTGGAGCCAGGGCTACGACAGCTGGGACGGCATCCTGCCCCCGCGCCGCGCCCACTACCTGAACAACCCCACCCAGGTCCTGGACTTCCGGCGCTTCACCTCCGACATGCTCCTGGAGTGCTACGTCGCCGAGCGCGACATCGTCCGCCGGCACACCCCGCGCCTCCCGGTCACCACCAATTTCATGTCACTGTGGATCGGTCAGGACGCCTGGCGCTGGGCCGAGGAGGAGGACGTCGTCTCCGTCGACATCTATCCCGACCCGCGCGACCCCCTCGGCGCCCAGCACGGCGCCCTCGTCCAGGACATGACCCGCTCCCAGGCACGCGGCCCCTGGATGCTCATGGAACAGGCGGCCGGGCCGGTCAACTGGCGCGGCGTGAACCACCCCAAGCCGCGCGGCGTCAACCGCCTGTGGTCGCTCCAGGCCGTGGCCCGCGGCGCGGACGCCGTCTGTTACTTCCAGTGGCGCCAGTCCCGGCAGGGTGCGGAGAAGTTCCACTCCGGGATGGTCAGCCACGCGGGGGAGCGGGGCCGCACCTTCCAGGAGGTCAAGCAGCTCGGCGCGGAACTCGCCCGCATCGGCCGCGAAGTGGCGGGCAACCACACCGCCAACGAGATCGCGATACTGCACGACTGGCACTCCTGGTGGGCGGGCGCGCAGGACGGCCGGCCCTCCACCGAGGTCGACCACCCCGCCGTCGTCCACGCCTGGCACCGCGCCCTGTGGGATGCCCACCTCACCACCGACTTCGCCCACCCCGAGCACGACCTCACGGCGTACAAGCTCGTCGTCGTCCCCCAGCTGTACGCGCTCACCGACGCGGCGATCGAGAACCTCCTCGCGTACGTCCGCGGCGGCGGCACCCTCGTCTGCGGCTTCCTGACCGGCGTGGCGGACGAGGACGACCGAGTACGGCCCGGCGGCATGGACGCCCGCCTGCGCGAGCTGTTCGGTATCCGCACCCTGCACGAGTGGTGGCCGCTGGACGCGGGGGAGAGCGTCGAGTGCGACGGCTTCCGCGGGTCGCTGTGGTCGGAGGAGATCGAGGCCGACGGCAGCGACGACGAGACGATTCGCTACAAGGGCGGGGAACTGGACGGGCTGCCCGCCGTCCTGCGCAAGGGGCGCGCCTGGTACGTCTCCACGCTCCCGGAGCCCGACGAGCTGCGCGGCCTGCTCGGCCGGATGGCCGCCGAGGCGGGCGTCCGCCCGGTGCTCGACCGGCTCCCGGCGGGCGTCGAGGCGGTCCGCCGGGGCGACCTGCTGTTCCTGCTCAACCACGGGCGGGAGGCGGTGACGGTCGAGGTACCCGGAACCCACCGGGACCTGCTCACCGACACCACCGTCACGGACGAGCTCTCCCTCGGCCGCTACGGAGCGGCGGTGCTCAAGCCATGA
- a CDS encoding glycosyl hydrolase family 95 catalytic domain-containing protein — protein sequence MTHAPVHGTWEPTPAARWEDAFLSGNGHHGTLAFGDPNDDRVIVTHHTLVRPNGSEHARPPRLAAELPALQERLLAGDLTAAEGFTDGRPLQWVQPFHPAFQIRLRRPSGDRQGYRRSVDFTTGEATAGCDGWTSRVFVSRADDVIVQQVTGPDLTLDISLDHQLPSAPARLGVGYGALRTPEGALLSLRARYPDSDRAYTGVTLVAVTGGTATLTPPGVRVAGAASVLLLTRVRRHTGEADVTEEARALRDLVGEAAQRPYEDLLDRHLALHRTAYTRVTLDLRADEAERALPGSEVLKRPGSAALLERLFAAGRYHLLSASGLLPPRLTGLWTGDWDTAWSGAFTTDANLNLQTACAAAAALPEVTEAHASLIQRQLPDWRANARAVFGARGVVAPPHTDGESGYTYHFSREYPLHLWTAGADWLLKPLVDHDETRGARDPRTAAALAEVALFYEDFLTRTDEDGHLVVVPSYSPENRPANASWGAVNAAMDLSAARHALLTAAAYHPGPDADRWRALADRLPPHRINADGALAEWAWPGLDDTYDHRHLSHLYGVWPLDEINPYDTPELAKAAHRALELRGAENHSAHGHLHHALIAARLRDADRIAHALAQVLEGDFFHASLMSAHYPDRDVYNADAAHTLPAVLIEMLVQSTPDRLVLLPALPKACPEGELRGIRTRFGAELDLSWTPHEATAVIRPTRTHRIELRTSSGAQPLDLVAGEDHVLTLGAR from the coding sequence ATGACCCACGCACCCGTCCACGGCACCTGGGAGCCGACCCCCGCCGCCCGCTGGGAGGACGCCTTCCTCAGTGGCAACGGCCACCACGGCACCCTTGCGTTCGGTGATCCGAACGACGACCGTGTCATCGTCACCCACCACACCCTCGTACGCCCCAACGGCAGCGAACATGCCCGCCCACCGCGCCTCGCCGCCGAACTCCCCGCGCTCCAGGAGCGGCTGCTCGCCGGTGACCTCACCGCCGCCGAGGGCTTCACGGACGGACGACCGCTCCAGTGGGTGCAGCCCTTCCATCCCGCCTTCCAGATACGACTCCGGAGGCCCTCCGGCGACCGGCAGGGCTACCGCCGGTCCGTCGACTTCACCACCGGCGAGGCGACGGCCGGCTGCGACGGCTGGACCAGCCGGGTCTTCGTCTCCCGCGCGGACGACGTGATCGTTCAGCAGGTGACCGGCCCGGACCTGACGCTCGACATCTCCCTGGACCACCAACTCCCCAGCGCACCTGCCAGGTTGGGAGTCGGCTACGGCGCACTCCGCACCCCCGAGGGCGCCCTGCTCAGCCTCCGCGCCCGCTACCCGGACAGCGACCGCGCGTACACCGGAGTGACCCTGGTCGCGGTGACCGGCGGCACGGCGACCCTCACTCCGCCGGGGGTGCGTGTCGCGGGCGCGGCCTCGGTGCTGCTCCTCACCCGGGTGCGACGGCACACCGGCGAGGCGGACGTCACCGAGGAGGCGCGAGCCCTGCGCGACCTGGTCGGCGAGGCGGCGCAGCGGCCGTACGAGGATCTCCTCGACCGGCACCTGGCGCTCCACCGCACCGCCTACACGCGGGTGACCCTCGATCTGCGCGCGGACGAGGCCGAGCGTGCCCTGCCCGGCTCGGAGGTGCTCAAGCGCCCCGGAAGCGCGGCTTTGCTGGAACGCCTCTTCGCGGCCGGCCGCTACCACCTGCTCTCCGCCAGCGGTCTTCTCCCGCCCCGCCTCACCGGCCTGTGGACCGGCGACTGGGACACCGCCTGGTCCGGGGCGTTCACCACCGATGCCAACCTCAACCTCCAGACCGCCTGCGCCGCTGCCGCGGCACTCCCCGAAGTCACCGAGGCACACGCGTCCCTGATCCAGCGTCAGCTGCCCGACTGGCGCGCCAACGCCCGGGCAGTCTTCGGCGCCCGCGGCGTCGTCGCGCCCCCGCACACCGACGGCGAATCCGGGTACACGTACCACTTCAGCCGCGAATACCCGCTCCACCTGTGGACCGCGGGCGCCGACTGGCTGCTCAAGCCGCTCGTCGACCACGACGAGACCCGCGGCGCACGCGACCCGCGCACCGCCGCCGCCCTCGCCGAAGTCGCCCTCTTCTATGAGGACTTCCTCACCCGCACCGACGAGGACGGCCACCTGGTCGTCGTCCCTTCCTACTCGCCGGAGAACCGTCCCGCGAACGCCAGTTGGGGTGCCGTCAACGCGGCCATGGACCTCTCGGCCGCCCGGCACGCCCTGCTGACGGCGGCCGCCTACCACCCCGGACCCGACGCGGACCGCTGGCGCGCCCTCGCCGACCGGCTCCCGCCCCACCGGATCAACGCCGACGGCGCGCTCGCCGAATGGGCCTGGCCCGGCCTCGACGACACCTACGACCACCGCCACCTCAGCCACCTGTACGGCGTCTGGCCCCTCGACGAGATCAACCCGTACGACACCCCGGAGCTCGCCAAGGCCGCCCACCGTGCCCTGGAACTGCGCGGCGCGGAGAACCACTCGGCGCACGGCCATCTGCACCACGCCCTGATCGCGGCCCGGCTCAGGGACGCCGACCGGATCGCCCACGCGCTCGCCCAGGTGCTGGAGGGCGACTTCTTCCACGCCTCCCTGATGAGCGCGCACTACCCCGACCGCGACGTCTACAACGCGGACGCCGCGCACACCCTGCCCGCCGTGCTCATCGAGATGCTCGTCCAGTCGACCCCGGACCGGCTGGTGCTGTTGCCCGCACTGCCGAAGGCCTGTCCGGAGGGCGAACTCCGGGGCATCCGGACGCGGTTCGGCGCGGAGCTCGACCTCAGCTGGACCCCGCACGAAGCGACCGCGGTGATACGCCCCACCCGTACTCACCGCATCGAACTGCGGACTTCCTCCGGCGCACAGCCGCTCGACCTCGTCGCCGGAGAAGACCACGTCCTCACCCTGGGGGCGCGGTAA
- a CDS encoding glycoside hydrolase family 31 protein: MNQPDASPPEVSLAQSSPTVGTFRERDGALEWSGRQETVRIEPWGPDAVRVRARLGGPVLDGLPGALLDGPPASESTVKIEEGRGRLTVGALTVDVGADGLIRFLRTEDSAEILAEERAHFWWPGPRLYTAVGNGHHRLEQRFAAYDGEQLYGLGQHQHGRLDQKGTVLDLVQRNAEVSIPVLTSSRGYTLLWNNPAIGRVELADNGTRWVADSARQIDYWITAGTPADAQRRYSTVTGRTPMLPDWAAGFWQCKLRYRTQDELLSVAREYKRRGLPIDVIVCDFFHWTHLGEWKFDPKEWPDPAAMVRELDDLGIKLVVSVWPSVSPLSENHQLMEQRGYFIGTQYGPLAHADWPDKEVASTVQVAFYDATNPEAREFVWSRVKENYLDPYGIKAFWLDACEPEIKPGFPENLRYYAGPGLEVGNLYPRENARTFYEGMLAAGESEVVTLNRSAWAGSQRYGAALWSGDIGTDFATLRRQIAAGLNTALSGIPWWNTDIGGFHGGDPDDPAYREVMVRWFQFGTLSPLMRLHGFRDPAMPLGPAMTGGPNEVWSYGKEAGAILETYLRLRERLKPYILTVMRQAHEEGLPVMRPLFLEFPEDEAAWQVDDAYLFGPDLLVAPVLTAGATTRTVHLPQGARWTDAWTGETYEGGAAVTVEAPLDRLPLFLRDGAELPIVA; the protein is encoded by the coding sequence GTGAACCAGCCTGACGCAAGCCCGCCCGAGGTCAGCCTCGCCCAGTCCTCCCCCACCGTGGGCACGTTCCGTGAGCGGGACGGCGCGCTGGAGTGGAGCGGCCGGCAAGAGACCGTACGTATCGAGCCGTGGGGGCCGGACGCCGTGCGCGTACGGGCCCGGCTCGGCGGCCCGGTCCTCGACGGACTGCCGGGCGCCCTGCTCGACGGCCCGCCGGCGTCCGAGAGCACGGTGAAGATCGAGGAGGGGCGCGGGCGGCTGACGGTGGGCGCGCTCACCGTCGACGTCGGCGCCGACGGACTGATCCGCTTCCTGCGCACCGAGGACTCGGCCGAGATCCTCGCCGAGGAACGCGCCCACTTCTGGTGGCCGGGCCCGCGTCTGTACACCGCCGTCGGCAACGGCCACCACCGCCTGGAACAGCGCTTCGCCGCGTACGACGGCGAGCAGCTGTACGGCCTGGGCCAGCACCAGCACGGACGCCTCGACCAGAAGGGCACCGTCCTCGATCTGGTCCAGCGCAACGCCGAGGTCTCCATCCCGGTCCTGACCTCCAGCCGCGGCTACACCCTGCTGTGGAACAACCCGGCGATCGGCCGCGTGGAGCTGGCGGACAACGGCACACGCTGGGTGGCGGACTCGGCCCGGCAGATCGACTACTGGATCACCGCGGGCACCCCCGCCGACGCGCAGCGCCGCTACAGCACGGTCACCGGCCGGACGCCGATGCTGCCCGACTGGGCGGCGGGTTTCTGGCAGTGCAAGCTGCGCTACCGCACGCAGGACGAACTCCTGTCCGTGGCACGGGAGTACAAGCGGCGCGGACTGCCGATCGACGTCATCGTCTGCGACTTCTTCCACTGGACGCACCTGGGCGAGTGGAAGTTCGACCCGAAGGAGTGGCCGGACCCGGCGGCCATGGTCCGTGAACTCGACGACCTGGGCATCAAACTGGTCGTGTCCGTGTGGCCCTCGGTCTCCCCACTGTCCGAGAACCACCAGCTCATGGAGCAGCGCGGCTACTTCATCGGCACCCAGTACGGCCCGCTGGCACACGCCGACTGGCCGGACAAGGAGGTCGCCTCGACCGTCCAGGTCGCCTTCTACGACGCCACGAACCCCGAGGCACGGGAGTTCGTGTGGTCGCGGGTGAAGGAGAACTACCTGGACCCGTACGGCATCAAGGCCTTCTGGCTGGACGCCTGCGAGCCGGAGATCAAGCCGGGCTTCCCGGAGAACCTGCGCTACTACGCGGGTCCGGGCCTGGAGGTCGGCAACCTCTACCCGCGCGAGAACGCCCGCACCTTCTACGAGGGCATGCTCGCGGCCGGCGAGAGCGAGGTCGTCACCCTCAACCGCTCGGCGTGGGCGGGCAGCCAGCGCTACGGCGCCGCCCTGTGGTCCGGCGACATCGGCACCGACTTCGCGACCCTGCGCCGCCAGATCGCGGCCGGTCTCAACACCGCTCTCTCCGGGATCCCGTGGTGGAACACGGACATCGGCGGCTTCCACGGCGGCGACCCCGACGACCCGGCGTACCGGGAGGTGATGGTCCGCTGGTTCCAGTTCGGCACGCTGTCCCCGCTGATGCGTCTGCACGGCTTCCGCGACCCGGCGATGCCGCTGGGTCCGGCGATGACCGGCGGCCCGAACGAGGTGTGGTCGTACGGCAAGGAGGCCGGCGCGATCCTGGAGACGTACCTGCGGCTGCGCGAACGGCTGAAGCCGTACATCCTGACGGTCATGCGGCAGGCCCACGAGGAGGGGCTGCCGGTGATGCGGCCGCTGTTCCTGGAGTTCCCGGAGGACGAGGCGGCCTGGCAGGTGGACGACGCGTACCTCTTCGGCCCGGACCTGCTGGTCGCGCCGGTGCTCACGGCGGGCGCGACGACGCGCACGGTCCACCTTCCCCAGGGCGCGCGCTGGACCGACGCGTGGACGGGCGAGACGTACGAGGGCGGCGCGGCCGTCACCGTGGAGGCGCCGCTGGACCGGCTCCCGCTGTTCCTCAGGGACGGGGCCGAGCTGCCGATCGTCGCATAG